The following proteins are encoded in a genomic region of Mesoaciditoga lauensis cd-1655R = DSM 25116:
- a CDS encoding acetyl-CoA C-acetyltransferase, with protein MRKVYIVGAKRTAIGVYGGSLKDIPAPKLGAEAIKAAMEQAKIDPKEVDETVVGNVLMAGEGMGPGRQASIYAGIPVEVPAFTVHMVCGSGMKALMIGATDIIAGQADLVVTAGMESMSQAPYLVPGKVRFGTKFGDVKMIDHMVYDGLTDVFNQVHMGITAEEIAQRLNISRQEQDEFALESQNRARKAVASGRLKDEIIPIEVKVKKETKVFDTDEGPRETSLEKLSKLRPAFKKDGTVTAGNSSTLNDGASAIVIASEEYVKAHGLTPLAEIVAWGQGGVDPMVMGLGPVPATDNALKKAGLSFKDIQLFEANEAFAVQTLGVMRNWQEMYSVTKDYIMERSNVNGGAIAFGHPIGCSGNRITVTLLYEMMKRDLELGLATLCIGGGMGTAVIIKRV; from the coding sequence ATGAGAAAAGTTTACATTGTTGGTGCAAAGAGAACGGCAATAGGAGTTTATGGAGGAAGTTTGAAGGATATTCCAGCACCCAAATTAGGTGCTGAAGCCATAAAGGCTGCCATGGAGCAGGCAAAAATAGATCCGAAAGAAGTAGACGAAACGGTCGTTGGAAACGTGCTCATGGCCGGTGAAGGAATGGGTCCAGGAAGGCAGGCTTCCATTTATGCTGGCATTCCTGTGGAAGTACCGGCTTTCACAGTGCATATGGTATGTGGAAGTGGCATGAAAGCTCTGATGATAGGCGCAACAGACATAATCGCAGGGCAAGCTGATTTGGTGGTAACTGCCGGCATGGAGAGCATGTCTCAAGCACCTTATCTTGTACCCGGAAAAGTCAGATTTGGAACGAAATTTGGCGATGTGAAAATGATAGATCACATGGTTTACGATGGGCTGACGGATGTTTTCAATCAAGTACATATGGGAATTACCGCAGAAGAGATAGCCCAACGATTGAACATTTCTCGCCAAGAGCAAGATGAATTTGCACTTGAAAGTCAAAACAGAGCAAGAAAAGCCGTGGCTTCTGGAAGGTTAAAAGATGAGATAATTCCAATAGAAGTTAAAGTGAAAAAGGAAACGAAGGTTTTTGATACGGACGAGGGGCCAAGGGAAACTTCCCTTGAAAAGCTTTCCAAGCTCAGGCCTGCTTTCAAAAAAGATGGAACGGTTACCGCCGGAAATTCTTCAACTTTAAACGATGGTGCAAGTGCAATTGTCATAGCAAGCGAAGAATACGTTAAAGCGCATGGATTAACCCCTTTGGCTGAGATTGTAGCATGGGGGCAAGGCGGAGTTGACCCGATGGTAATGGGGTTGGGTCCTGTTCCCGCCACTGATAATGCGTTGAAAAAAGCGGGGCTATCCTTCAAAGACATACAGCTCTTTGAAGCGAATGAGGCTTTTGCAGTTCAAACGTTGGGAGTTATGAGAAATTGGCAGGAGATGTATTCCGTTACAAAGGATTACATAATGGAAAGGTCAAACGTGAATGGGGGAGCTATAGCTTTTGGACATCCCATAGGCTGCTCGGGGAACAGGATAACGGTTACTTTGTTGTACGAAATGATGAAAAGGGATCTTGAACTAGGACTTGCAACTCTTTGCATCGGCGGAGGAATGGGAACAGCTGTCATAATTAAAAGAGTCTAA
- a CDS encoding leucine-rich repeat domain-containing protein: MRKRKLALLVGVAIISFILSSCFLLTYNVSGYVKDSSGNPLIGVTISFSNGSSDTTTNSNGYWSKEGLMGEVTITPSLVGYTFNPPSMVVSSSKSDVNFAGTKETDLSGKIVDLNLLRVIREAINKPTGPIYESDLLQITTLENFNQFSSKRISDLEGIQYCLNLKTLNLYRNNISTISQLASLTHLEILELCCNQVSDITPLQNLTSLQYLGFSYNQVSNITALHNLSGLKCLNMSYNKITDLGLIQNLTNLEKVYIGGNMIPKSNWAFVKNWTWLKILGLRDMNLENQDITFLSNFSNLQVLWIDHNQISDISPLKNLTSLEDLQLDDNKISDASPLQNLVNLVNVWFESNQIVDTKPFQNLVNIKQLVLEDNKIEDISPLVKNSGLNSYDFLDIRYNFLDLTPGSVDMNNIQTLLNRNVAVSYNPQNQ; this comes from the coding sequence GTGAGAAAAAGAAAATTAGCGCTACTTGTAGGAGTAGCAATCATATCATTTATCCTATCATCCTGTTTTTTGCTGACATACAACGTGTCCGGATATGTGAAAGATTCGTCTGGAAATCCTTTGATAGGGGTCACAATATCCTTTAGCAACGGCTCGTCTGACACAACAACAAATTCAAATGGATATTGGTCCAAAGAAGGATTGATGGGAGAAGTTACCATTACGCCATCTTTGGTAGGATATACTTTTAACCCTCCAAGTATGGTTGTGAGCAGCTCAAAAAGTGATGTTAATTTTGCGGGAACGAAGGAAACGGATCTTTCTGGAAAAATTGTGGATCTTAACCTTCTGAGAGTGATAAGAGAAGCTATTAACAAACCAACAGGTCCCATCTACGAATCGGATTTACTTCAAATAACCACCCTCGAGAATTTCAACCAATTTAGTTCAAAAAGGATATCCGATTTGGAAGGAATTCAATATTGTCTTAATTTGAAGACTTTAAATTTATATCGCAACAACATTTCTACTATTTCTCAATTGGCAAGCTTGACGCATCTTGAAATATTGGAGCTTTGCTGCAATCAAGTAAGCGATATAACGCCCCTGCAAAATCTTACAAGCCTTCAATATTTAGGATTCTCTTACAATCAAGTCAGTAACATTACGGCATTACATAATCTATCTGGCCTTAAATGTCTAAACATGTCATACAACAAAATCACCGATTTAGGTCTCATACAAAACCTCACCAATCTTGAAAAAGTGTACATTGGTGGAAATATGATACCAAAATCCAACTGGGCTTTTGTAAAAAATTGGACTTGGCTTAAAATACTCGGTCTTCGCGACATGAACCTTGAAAATCAGGATATAACATTTTTATCCAATTTTTCAAATCTTCAAGTACTATGGATTGACCACAACCAGATCAGCGATATATCACCGTTAAAAAATCTTACGAGTCTCGAAGATTTGCAACTCGATGACAACAAAATCAGCGATGCATCACCATTGCAAAATCTTGTAAACCTCGTTAATGTATGGTTTGAGAGTAATCAAATTGTCGACACAAAGCCTTTCCAGAATCTCGTAAATATTAAACAATTAGTGCTTGAAGACAACAAAATTGAAGACATATCGCCGTTGGTCAAAAACTCTGGTTTGAATAGTTACGATTTTCTAGATATACGATATAATTTCCTTGATCTAACACCAGGATCTGTTGACATGAACAACATTCAAACGCTTCTAAATAGAAACGTTGCGGTATCTTACAACCCACAAAATCAGTGA